A part of Larkinella insperata genomic DNA contains:
- a CDS encoding RNA polymerase sigma-70 factor, with amino-acid sequence MQQPLLTSTGISDPSVYGTHPSPAAPTEGQLDWHLNHLFATDPRQGCELLFRKYYGAMCSHTIRFVYSKEVAEDIVSEIFYNFWKEKLYLTITTSYQAYLFRAVRYRTLNYLRWELSKSRQNTDAQTVDLADYQPSPSEIVQYDELHRKVEQAIDKLSPQCKRAFLLSRFEGKKYGEIADELNINVKTVETHMSKALAMLRTVLKEERLWVIALLFCQ; translated from the coding sequence ATGCAACAACCCTTACTTACTTCAACAGGAATTTCTGATCCGTCGGTTTACGGCACGCACCCGAGTCCGGCAGCGCCAACGGAGGGTCAGTTAGACTGGCATCTGAACCACCTCTTTGCAACCGATCCCCGGCAGGGCTGTGAGCTGTTGTTCCGTAAATACTACGGAGCCATGTGTAGCCACACCATTCGGTTTGTTTATTCCAAGGAGGTCGCGGAAGATATTGTGTCGGAAATTTTTTATAATTTCTGGAAAGAAAAACTTTACCTGACCATCACCACCTCTTATCAGGCTTATCTGTTCCGGGCCGTGCGGTACCGCACCTTGAATTACCTGCGCTGGGAGTTGTCCAAATCCCGGCAGAATACCGACGCTCAAACGGTAGACCTCGCTGATTATCAGCCTTCCCCTTCCGAAATCGTTCAGTACGACGAACTGCACCGCAAGGTCGAGCAGGCCATCGATAAATTGTCCCCCCAATGCAAACGGGCCTTTCTGCTGAGCCGGTTTGAAGGCAAGAAGTACGGGGAAATTGCCGATGAACTGAACATCAACGTTAAGACGGTCGAAACGCACATGAGCAAGGCGCTGGCCATGCTACGGACGGTCTTGAAGGAAGAGCGGCTTTGGGTCATTGCGCTGCTATTTTGCCAATAA
- a CDS encoding FecR family protein, translating to MQEVTKSLLREYHAGRATPLQVKLIEDWLKNPDNESLFYQALFEWESEHPQYIVDTNTALTQYRHYMDAAETQPRPQSVILPAAPGRRLFSPWLAAASALLLVFLGAWLLREPLLYETYSTGFGEIKRFGLADGSNVILNANSTLRVPRFAIGRKDREVFLTGEAEFSVKHTIDHRRFVVRTQRQLNVEVLGTEFVVFARERATRVMLMKGKVQLSYPTPAHTPARPLVLRPGEQATLDAKGRLSIRPEIHPKKYNAWKDHLFVFDNTSLREVADLIKENYGLNVDIQGTDLAGRIITGSFNADTVDELLDVLKELMRINVVRHKNRVVFSEKNLKP from the coding sequence ATGCAAGAGGTCACTAAATCACTATTGCGGGAATACCACGCCGGACGAGCTACGCCGTTACAGGTGAAGCTCATCGAGGACTGGTTGAAAAACCCCGACAACGAATCGTTATTCTACCAGGCGCTGTTCGAGTGGGAGTCCGAACACCCTCAGTATATTGTCGATACCAACACGGCTTTGACGCAGTACCGTCACTACATGGACGCAGCCGAAACGCAACCCCGGCCGCAGTCGGTGATTCTGCCTGCCGCGCCGGGCCGTCGGTTGTTTTCGCCCTGGCTGGCGGCCGCTTCGGCGCTGCTGCTGGTTTTTCTGGGTGCCTGGCTGCTGCGCGAACCCCTGCTGTACGAGACCTACTCCACGGGTTTTGGCGAAATCAAACGGTTTGGGCTCGCCGACGGCAGCAACGTTATACTCAACGCCAACTCGACGCTGCGGGTACCCCGGTTTGCGATTGGCCGGAAAGACCGCGAAGTGTTTCTGACCGGCGAAGCGGAGTTTTCGGTGAAACATACCATCGATCACCGCCGGTTTGTGGTCCGAACCCAGCGGCAGCTCAACGTGGAAGTGCTGGGCACGGAGTTTGTCGTTTTTGCCCGGGAGCGCGCTACGCGGGTAATGCTCATGAAAGGAAAGGTACAGCTCTCGTATCCAACCCCGGCCCATACGCCAGCCCGTCCGCTGGTGCTGCGACCCGGCGAACAGGCCACCCTCGACGCCAAAGGTCGTCTATCGATCCGGCCCGAAATCCATCCGAAGAAATACAACGCCTGGAAAGACCACCTGTTTGTATTTGACAATACCTCCCTGCGCGAAGTGGCCGACCTGATCAAGGAAAACTACGGTCTCAACGTCGACATTCAGGGAACGGACCTGGCCGGGCGGATCATCACCGGTAGCTTCAATGCCGATACCGTCGATGAGTTGCTGGATGTGCTCAAAGAATTGATGCGAATCAACGTCGTGCGGCACAAAAACCGGGTCGTCTTCTCCGAAAAAAATCTTAAACCTTAA